A window of the Trichoderma asperellum chromosome 6, complete sequence genome harbors these coding sequences:
- a CDS encoding uncharacterized protein (EggNog:ENOG41): protein MITRPVTAALGCCGCRNAILRAVSSRPLPAIGQSASRGMRPVPGAILRTFPQSQQFGTAAQKEKDAQAKPDIEQRIIEEEIEDDAFDDDDTENPWFLDVEPPKHAPLQHIASLPKVPEGAPNLLEPMIKYIHEDMGLDDLSMLDLRDLDPPAALGPNLIMIFGTARSERHLHISAGRFVRWLRRHHQVGARADGLIGPGELKTKLRRLGKKAKMLGTNTTILPGADNGISTGWVCVNFAAHDHGVQESSNFDESGRFSGFGAPLTGTTVVVQCMTESRRNELDLETLWRGILKRNLEEMQKVKGKTSSDPSEIESLVSSRIQLPDNPSAHQWQKLKLASQQQRQFSTMARRLQARTQRSESQATVVDSETLVTEDQLDTPSFDLNALRRHIHDFQVIGTPVSHETIQSLISAVFQAPVSEGDTASERLALVDQLSLVAEERGISVISQEWLITLIENIVTSPAYGEELQRAQTNIEYLLSNRRGHILSNEQVLRLMTAYARQLDWDRFWNAFRIPSRFQTPRSPELYELAYRVLASTGDRKLCTDALRWVYPEMLKEEPKIWPVGSLYMSLKACILVADPGAESLLHHPPPQDSLDVFGQRQLMHREFLRVLREVENLRHHHAGEQARAHRAEALRKISGGMPHNDH from the coding sequence ATGATTACTCGCCCGGTGACTGCGGCGCTGGGGTGCTGCGGGTGTCGAAATGCCATCCTGAGGGCTGTTTCGTCCAGGCCGTTGCCGGCCATTGGGCAATCAGCATCGCGGGGGATGAGACCAGTGCCCGGCGCAATACTACGAACTTTTCCGCAAAGTCAGCAATTCGGCACCGCTgcgcaaaaggaaaaagacgCACAGGCAAAGCCAGATATTGAGCAACGGATAATCGAGGAGGAAATCGAAGATGACGCtttcgatgacgacgacacTGAAAATCCGTGGTTTCTTGATGTTGAACCGCCCAAACATGCTCCGCTCCAGCATATCGCATCGCTTCCAAAAGTGCCCGAAGGGGCTCCTAATCTCCTCGAGCCGATGATTAAATACATACACGAAGATATGGGACTGGATGATTTGTCAATGCTGGATCTCCGCGATCTTGACCCCCCCGCCGCGCTTGGCCCCAACCTCATCATGATTTTTGGGACAGCGCGAAGTGAAAGACACTTGCACATTTCTGCCGGCCGCTTTGTGCGATGGCTTCGACGACATCACCAAGTGGGCGCTCGAGCAGACGGCTTGATTGGGCCAGGAGAACTCAAGACCAAGCTCCGCCGACTtggaaagaaggcaaagatgCTTGGCACCAACACTACAATCTTGCCGGGTGCTGATAATGGAATCTCAACGGGATGGGTCTGTGTCAATTTCGCGGCGCATGACCACGGAGTACAAGAGTCTTCTAATTTTGACGAAAGTGGGCGGTTTTCAGGATTTGGCGCACCGTTAACGGGAACAACTGTCGTCGTCCAGTGTATGACGGAGTCGAGGCGGAACGAACTTGACTTGGAAACGCTTTGGAGGGGCATATTGAAGCGGAACCTCGAAGAGATGCAGAAAGTGAAAGGAAAGACATCATCGGACCCCTCAGAAATTGAGTCCTTGGTCTCGTCAAGAATTCAATTGCCCGACAACCCTTCTGCCCACCAGTGGCAGAAACTGAAACTAGCTTCTCAACAGCAACGCCAGTTTTCAACCATGGCGCGACGCCTTCAAGCTCGTACTCAGCGTAGTGAGTCTCAGGCGACTGTAGTTGATTCTGAAACTCTAGTAACAGAAGATCAGCTGGATACCCCTTCCTTTGATCTGAATGCGCTGCGACGGCACATACACGATTTCCAGGTGATTGGAACTCCTGTAAGCCACGAAACTATTCAGAGTCTCATCTCCGCGGTATTCCAAGCCCCGGTGTCTGAGGGAGACACAGCCTCCGAGCGGCTAGCCCTGGTAGATCAGCTCAGTCTCGTAGCCGAAGAACGTGGGATTTCTGTCATCTCTCAAGAGTGGTTAATTACGCTCATTGAGAACATCGTCACTTCCCCGGCATATGGCGAAGAGTTGCAACGCGCGCAAACAAATATTGAATATCTCCTATCTAACAGAAGAGGCCATATCTTGAGCAATGAGCAAGTTTTACGGCTCATGACAGCGTACGCGCGTCAACTCGACTGGGACCGATTTTGGAACGCTTTCCGCATACCATCTCGGTTTCAAACGCCTCGGTCACCCGAATTGTATGAACTTGCCTATCGCGTCTTGGCATCCACTGGTGATAGGAAACTGTGCACTGATGCTCTGCGCTGGGTGTATCCCGAGATGCTCAAAGAAGAGCCGAAGATATGGCCAGTTGGATCACTTTACATGTCTTTGAAAGCATGCATACTAGTCGCAGACCCTGGTGCCGAGAGTCTGCTGCATCACCCTCCCCCGCAAGATTCATTGGATGTATTTGGCCAACGGCAGTTGATGCATCGAGAATTTCTACGTGTCCTGAGAGAAGTTGAAAATCTGCGGCACCACCACGCTGGAGAGCAGGCCAGAGCACATAGAGCAGAGGCACTACGCAAAATTTCTGGAGGAATGCCGCATAACGACCACTAG
- a CDS encoding uncharacterized protein (EggNog:ENOG41~TransMembrane:2 (o454-474i486-509o)), with protein MMNGGGRGGRLRSRDRGAAERAPTRTQVEDFKKPNLPALKGAPSARRQYAYGAATEPSAPRRLGNDGIPLSLEEAMNNVLQRQELREAEEDRELQRLQPNPQMAPRYDLTREPTSSDHESELSSDDEPNQQSRSLHNSSRGQVPNSTSSKLANTRATAKVAFDISFHQEEDEIESEEGDDEDGELTPTESDDSDSRSFDAEGDYFGNASLRLSPLPSLQQKPVLQPIPLNRTTNHRRPPVSSLGTTKDQYDQTTPDRVNPTPNRAWSAVKSLLRGRILGPVSPPESDSQLSQTAGTSRPAEQNQATARTRIHKPPATTNTVNQPQDTDQRAVFRRRNVSSSTHLPSAIAARQPRPRFTSDHSELDDAVQNNIREAESYALQMRQGTLRRILASLFPWGFGLQSQPRDTQYRDGDNDSTTSSDLGSDFDSELDSTATDESINWQQLFNPLTYLQAIYWFFSTMVEGVTSSFSGYFSGFFSESLRQRLAVIGEALLYTVSGFSFLLLAVVLSSIAIANLPSLDELPDISVPSVSIPTPPGIGDLASRIGSLIPSISWSSRSVWDDFPGLDELRGDQYVEFEDLINQILRDLRLMKGAGKLHESSIEKLNTVVPKVVHMTLKDGKPVISQEFWHAMRDLIEKDGSFPMLDKKGNNYEPSTEKQWKDIAAWVAGRPEISSKINEANDAIAKKLPHMWEAWAGDNQRRVEQTLRPILDKMKITGSLSDKDLDKRLDQIIKKHVESNKSDSTVVTREYFLQYLKNEFAAHWSEMKAEINELQPRLEQLIRDSLELAKKDDSSSLTRAEVTKLVDRSIRKAIADLNLEAMAKGQIRAHWDTDLKNQVNYFGVGAGAIVDPKHTSTTFKPDAKYLNDKGLKGAHPYAPIEALLPWHDDGDCWCAAREVNKRGNPHGAKLSVIMGHSIIPQHIVIEHILPGATTNPGARPRQIEVYIKVEDRAVRERLLDFAAARYPEDQFDWNYTPADLPSQFVKVSQFVYEGAELHDGVHVHRLSSELVALNAETDQVIVRAVSNYGAPNHTCFYRIRLFGYKDDM; from the exons ATGATGAATGGAGGAggccgaggaggaagacTACGGTCGAGGGATCGCGGAGCTGCTGAGAGGGCGCCCACGCGGACGCAGGTCGAAGATTTCAAAAAACCAAATCTTCCTGCTTTGAAAGGTGCGCCCAGCGCAAGGCGTCAGTATGCATATGGGGCTGCAACTGAGCCTTCGGCCCCACGGCGCCTCGGCAATGACGGCATACCACTGAGCCTAGAGGAGGCTATGAACAATGTTCTTCAGAGACAAGAACTTCGGGAGGCCGAAGAGGACAGAGAGCTACAGAGACTTCAGCCAAATCCACAAATGGCTCCTCGATATGATCTCACAAGGGAACCTACCTCGAGCGATCATGAGTCAGAATTGAGCTCGGATGATGAGCCAAATCAACAGTCGCGTAGCCTACACAATAGCAGCCGTGGACAGGTGCCGAATTCAACCTCATCAAAGTTAG CAAACACAAGGGCCACTGCAAAAGTGGCCTTCGACATATCATTCCaccaagaggaagatgaaattGAGAGCGAGGAaggagacgacgaggatgggGAACTCACTCCCACCGAAAGTGATGACTCTGACTCACGCAGCTTCGACGCTGAAGGCGATTACTTTGGAAATGCCTCATTAAGACTATCCCCATTGCCATCTCTTCAGCAAAAACCAGTCCTTCAACCTATTCCGCTAAACAGGACGACAAATCACCGCCGACCGCCAGTTTCGTCTCTAGGGACAACAAAAGACCAGTATGATCAGACTACTCCAGATCGAGTCAATCCGACTCCAAACAGAGCCTGGAGCGCCGTCAAAAGCCTTCTTAGGGGGAGGATTCTCGGGCCTGTCAGTCCTCCTGAGTCTGACTCTCAATTAAGTCAGACGGCTGGCACGAGCAGACCAGCCGAACAGAATCAAGCTACAGCGAGGACACGCATCCACAAACCACCGGCGACTACAAACACAGTAAATCAACCGCAGGACACGGATCAACGGGCAGTTTTTAGGCGAAGGAATGTCAGCAGCTCTACTCATTTGCCTTCAGCCATCGCTGCAAGGCAACCTCGCCCTCGCTTTACTTCAGATCACAGCGAATTGGATGATGCCGTGCAGAATAATATCCGAGAGGCGGAAAGTTACGCTCTGCAGATGCGTCAAGGAACCTTGCGGCGGATTCTCGCGTCTCTATTCCCCTGGGGCTTTGGGCTGCAGTCTCAACCTAGGGACACGCAATATAGAGACGGAGACAATGATTCTACTACATCTTCCGATCTCGGCTCTGACTTTGATTCAGAACTTGATTCTACAGCCACCGATGAATCCATCAACTGGCAGCAGCTGTTCAATCCACTCACATATTTACAGGCCATCTACTGGTTTTTCAGCACCATGGTAGAAGGCGTCACCAGCTCTTTCTCTGGCTATTTCTCCGGCTTTTTCTCAGAGTCTTTACGGCAGAGGCTCGCGGTTATTGGCGAGGCGCTGCTTTACACTGTCAGTGGCTTTTCGTTCCTTTTACTGGCCGTAGTCCTCTCCAGCATTGCCATCGCCAATTTACCAAGCTTGGATGAGCTACCTGATATATCTGTTCCATCAGTTTCAATACCAACGCCACCCGGCATTGGGGACCTTGCTTCTCGAATCGGAAGCCTCATTCCGTCTATCTCCTGGTCTTCACGAAGCGTGTGGGATGATTTCCCAGGACTAGATGAGCTGCGAGGTGACCAATATGTTGAGTTTGAGGATCTAATCAACCAGATACTACGAGATCTCCGCCTAATGAAAGGTGCTGGGAAGCTTCACGAGTCCTCAATCGAAAAACTAAACACAGTTGTCCCCAAGGTGGTGCACATGACGCTCAAAGACGGAAAGCCAGTTATCTCACAGGAGTTTTGGCATGCCATGCGAGATTTGATTGAGAAAGACGGCAGCTTCCCGATGCTGGATAAGAAGGGCAATAATTATGAGCCATCGACAGAGAAGCAATGGAAGGATATCGCTGCGTGGGTGGCAGGACGTCCTGAAATCTCTTCAAAGATTAATGAAGCAAACGATGCAATTGCCAAAAAACTACCACATATGTGGGAAGCGTGGGCAGGCGACAATCAGCGCCGAGTTGAGCAAACTCTCCGTCCCATCCTTGACAAGATGAAAATCACCGGATCTCTCTCAGATAAGGACCTCGATAAGCGCCTTGATCAGATAATCAAGAAACACGTCGAGAGCAACAAGAGCGATAGTACTGTCGTAACTCGTGAATATTTCTTGCAATACTTGAAGAACGAGTTCGCCGCTCACTGGAGTGAGATGAAGGCCGAAATCAATGAGTTGCAGCCCAGGCTAGAGCAGCTGATACGCGACTCTCTTGAGCTCGCCAAGAAGGATGATTCTTCAAGCCTAACGCGGGCAGAAGTTACCAAACTTGTTGACAGATCAATACGTAAGGCTATTGCTGACCTCAACCTggaggccatggccaagggcCAGATTCGTGCGCACTGGGATACCGATCTAAAGAACCAAGTCAACTATTTTGGAGTCGGCGCAGGGGCGATTGTGGATCCCAAACACACATCTACGACATTTAAGCCCGATGCGAAATATCTAAATGACAAAGGCCTCAAAGGTGCTCACCCATATGCACCTATAGAGGCTCTCCTCCCTTGgcatgacgatggcgattgCTGGTGTGCTGCGCGCGAGGTAAACAAGCGCGGTAACCCGCATGGTGCGAAGCTGAGCGTGATCATGGGCCATTCAATCATCCCTCAGCATATTGTGATTGAACACATCTTGCCTGGCGCGACGACAAACCCTGGTGCTCGACCCCGCCAAATTGAAGTATACATCAAAGTCGAGGACAGAGCTGTGCGCGAGCGCCTTCTGGACTTTGCCGCGGCACGTTATCCAGAAGATCAGTTCGACTGGAACTATACGCCGGCTGACCTGCCTTCGCAGTTTGTCAAGGTTTCTCAGTTCGTTTATGAGGGCGCAGAACTTCATGACGGTGTTCACGTTCACCGTCTAAGCAGCGAACTCGTGGCTCTTAACGCAGAGACAGACCAGGTGATTGTTCGGGCTGTTAGCAACTACGGTGCTCCGAATCACACGTGTTTCTACCGCATTCGCCTCTTTGGGTACAAGGATGATATGTAA
- the DBP4 gene encoding ATP-dependent RNA helicase dbp4 (BUSCO:EOG092D19T7), protein MPSRAAARQPPKHKPNKTELKKQKRKRDHEDLQKIEEAIQELDPKSGKIKTFADLSSAISPATASGLHSSHFTNMTEIQEQAIPLGLKGKDILGAAKTGSGKTLAFLVPVLEKLYRAQWTEFDGLGALILSPTRELAVQIFEVLRKIGRHHAFSAGLVIGGKSLKEEAERLIRMNILVCTPGRMLQHLDQTAGFDANNLQILVLDEADRIMDLGFQSAVDALVEHLPKSRQTLMFSATQSKKVSDLARLSLKDPEYVSVHQDATAATPATLQQHYIVTPLPEKIDTLYGFIKANVKSKIIVFLSSGKQVRFVYESLRHLQPGIPLLHLHGRQKQIARLEITNRFTAAKTSCLFATDVVARGIDFPAVDWVIQVDCPEDTDTYIHRVGRTARYESNGRAVLFLDPSEEEGMVKKLEQKKIPIQKVHVKDKKKKTIKNNLQDMCFKNPDLKYLGQKAFISYTRSIHLQKDKEVFKFDAHDWDAYAASLGLPGTPQIKFQKGEDIKRIKNAPRQGMSSDSESDMDLDGAYDKKKKDKKKQEVRTKYDRMFERTNQDVLSSHYSKLVLDGGKAAKEGGDDDDDDDFLAVKRRLNDDDLDAISGKAPVSGAKVLELGGDDLYVVDSKRREKALQSKKKMAKFRGNSSKLVFDEDGNAHEVYELQDEEDFKQQGPADEQRQKFVESETARVKEADVDDKLLAKQKKREKKYKKKEREAMEMAGGADPRLEGPDDGEDPLALLRSLPMAGEDRSDGGDSDAEPPKKKAKKWFQDDSDEEEAKKKSKGGKRKKVFEVDQEPETLEDLEALAAGLLDD, encoded by the coding sequence ATTTCGCCTGCGACAGCGTCCGGCCTGCATTCATCGCATTTCACCAATATGACAGAAATCCAAGAACAAGCGATCCCGTTGGGACTGAAAGGGAAAGATATTCTCGGCGCAGCAAAGACAGGTAGCGGCAAGACGTTGGCTTTCTTGGTTCCAGTACTGGAAAAGCTTTATCGGGCGCAATGGACGGAATTCGACGGTCTCGGTGCGCTCATCCTCTCCCCGACTCGCGAGCTGGCAGTTCAGATTTTCGAGGTCCTGCGAAAGATCGGCCGGCATCACGCCTTTTCAGCTGGTCTGGTTATAGGTGGAAAGAGCTTGAAGGAAGAAGCTGAGCGATTGATCCGAATGAACATCCTTGTGTGCACGCCAGGACGAATGCTGCAACACTTGGACCAGACGGCCGGCTTCGACGCGAACAACCTGCAGATTCTGGTGCTAGACGAGGCGGATCGTATCATGGATCTGGGATTTCAATCTGCAGTAGACGCGCTGGTTGAACACCTGCCGAAATCCCGCCAGACGCTCATGTTCAGCGCCACGCAGAGCAAAAAAGTCTCAGATCTTGCCCGACTCAGCCTCAAAGATCCCGAATATGTCTCTGTGCACCAAgatgcaacagcagccactCCCGCCACTCTCCAACAACACTATATCGTCACACCCCTGCCTGAGAAGATCGATACTTTATATGGATTTATTAAGGCAAACGTTAAGAGCAAAATCATCGTATTCCTCAGCTCTGGCAAACAGGTCCGGTTTGTTTACGAAAGTTTGCGCCACCTTCAACCAGGTATCCCGCTACTCCATCTTCACGGTCGCCAAAAGCAAATCGCACGATTGGAAATCACAAACAGATTCACAGCTGCAAAGACGTCATGTCTATTTGCAACTGACGTGGTTGCGCGAGGTATCGATTTCCCGGCTGTTGATTGGGTCATTCAAGTAGACTGCCCCGAAGACACCGATACATACATCCACCGAGTCGGACGAACAGCCAGATATGAGAGCAATGGCCGTGCTGTTCTCTTCCTCGACCCcagcgaagaagagggaatGGTTAAGAAGCTAGAGCAGAAGAAAATCCCCATACAAAAAGTACACgtcaaggacaagaaaaagaagactaTCAAGAACAATTTACAAGATATGTGTTTCAAGAACCCAGACTTGAAATACCTGGGCCAGAAGGCCTTTATCAGTTATACCAGATCAATTCATCTGCAGAAGGACAAAGAGGTATTCAAGTTTGATGCTCATGATTGGGACGCCTATGCCGCGAGTCTAGGTCTGCCCGGAACCCCACAGATTAAATTCCAGAAGGGTGAGGATATcaagagaataaaaaatgcaCCCCGCCAAGGAATGTCGAGCGATTCAGAGTCTGACATGGACTTGGACGGGGCGTatgataagaagaagaaggataagaagaagcaagaggtGCGGACGAAATACGATAGGATGTTTGAGCGAACGAATCAGGACGTTTTATCGAGCCATTACTCTAAACTGGTGTTGGATGGAGGTAAAGCGGCTAAGGAGGgtggtgatgacgatgacgacgacgatttcCTGGCTGTAAAGAGACGATTAAACGACGACGATCTTGATGCAATCTCTGGTAAAGCACCCGTTAGTGGCGCTAAGGTCTTGGAACTAGGTGGTGACGACCTCTACGTCGTCGACTCGAAACGCCGCGAGAAGGCCCTCcagtcgaagaagaagatggccaaaTTCCGAGGCAACTCCTCCAAACTGGTCTttgacgaagatggcaaCGCGCATGAAGTCTACGAGCTccaggacgaagaggacTTCAAGCAGCAAGGCCCCGCGGATGAACAACGACAGAAGTTCGTGGAGAGCGAAACGGCGCGTGTCAAGGAGGCTGATGTGGACGATAAGCTGCTcgcgaagcagaagaagcgagagaagaaatacaagaagaaggaaagagaggCCATGGAGATGGCGGGCGGAGCCGATCCGAGACTGGAAGGCCCCGATGACGGAGAAGATccactggcgctgctgcgTTCTCTGCCCATGGCTGGGGAGGACCGcagtgatggtggtgattcTGACGCTGAgccgccgaagaagaaggccaagaagtgGTTCCAGGATGACtcagatgaggaagaggccaagaagaagagcaagggcggaaagaggaagaaggtctTTGAGGTGGATCAGGAGCCTGAGACACTTGAGGATTTGGAAGCTTTGGCTGCGGGCTTGTTGGATGATTAA